GCTCTACCAACTGAGCTACGCCCCCAAAGGAACACAAGCTGGACCCACCGGCCCATCCCGCCACCCACCAGGGGGCAGCGCGTATGGGCCAGGGAGGACTTGAACCTCCGACCCCACGCTTATCAAGCGTGTGCTCTAACCAACTGAGCTACTGGCCCAAAACCAGTCCTTCGGTCGCGCGCCCATCAGGCGCACCATACCTCCGCAAACCCGCAGCCCCCCACCCAAGGGGGCCGCGCAGGGAAGGATGCGCGGCCAGCGCCCGTCCCAGCCAAAGCCAGGACCGGCCAGCCGCCAAACTCGGCACCGCATCACGGCAGCCGGATATCAGCAAGCGAGAGAGTGTCGCACGGCATCCGCCGCACGACCATTTCAAGGCAAACCAGTTTTGTCGGAGCATCCACAGCCAGGAACCGAAGTCCCTACCCCATGGCGCATCCTTGAAAGGAGGTGATCCAGCCGCAGGTTCCCCTACGGCTACCTTGTTACGACTTCACCCCAGTCACTGATCCTACCGTGGCAAGCTACCTCCCTTACGGGTTAGCGCACCTGCTTAAGGTAAAACCAACTCCCATGGTGTGACGGGCGGTGTGTACAAGGCCCGGGAACGTATTCACCGCGGCGTGCTGATCCGCGATTACTAGCGATTCCACCTTCACGCAGCCGAGTTGCAGGCTGCGATCTGAACTGAGACGGCTTTTTGGGATCGGCTCGACATCGCTGCCTGGCTTCCCATTGTCACCGCCATTGTAGCACGTGTGTAGCCCAGCCCATAAGGGCCATGAGGACTTGACGTCATCCCCACCTTCCTCCGGCTTGTCACCGGCAGTTCCTTTAGAGTGCCCACCCAAACGTGCTGGCAACTAAAGGCGAGGGTTGCGCTCGTTGCGGGACTTAACCCAACATCTCACGACACGAGCTGACGACAGCCATGCAGCACCTGTGCACCACGTCCCTTGCGGGAAAAGTTCATCTCTGAACCGGTCGTGGCCATGTCAAGGGCTGGTAAGGTTCTGCGCGTTGCTTCGAATTAAACCACATGCTCCACCGCTTGTGCGGGCCCCCGTCAATTCCTTTGAGTTTCAACCTTGCGGCCGTCCCCAGGCGGTGCGCTTATCGCGTTAGCTACGACACTGAGTGACTAGGTCACACCAACATCCAGCGCACATCGTTTACGGCGTGGACTACCAGGGTATCTAATCCTGTTTGCTCCCCACGCTGTCGCGCCTCAGCGTCAGTAATGGACCAGGTTGCCGCCTTCGCCACCGGTGTTCTTCCCAATATCTACGAATTTCACCTCTACACTGGGAATTCCACAACCCTCTTCCATCCTCAAGCACACCAGTATCAAGCGCAGTTCCCAGGTTGAGCCCAGGACTTTCACGCCTGACTTGGTGCGCCGCCTACGCGCCCTTTACGCCCAGTAATTCCGAGTAACGCTAGCCCCCTTCGTATTACCGCGGCTGCTGGCACGAAGTTAGCCGGGGCTTCTGCGGGTACCGTCATCATCGTCCCGCCGAAAGGGCTTTACGATCCGAAGACCTTCTTCACCCACGCGGCATTGCTGGATCAGGCTTGCGCCCATTGTCCAATATTCCCCACTGCTGCCTCCCGTAGGAGTCTGGGCCGTGTCTCAGTCCCAGTGTGGCTGGTCGTCCTCTCAGACCAGCTACCGATCGTCGCCTTGGTAGGCCTTTACCCCACCAACTAGCTAATCGGACGCAGGCTACTCTCAAGGCGCATCACTGCTTTGGACCTCAGTCCATATGCGGTATTAGCCCTAGTTTCCCAGGGTTGTCCCCCACCTCAAGACACATTCCTACGTGTTACTCACCCGTCCGCCACTGACATTGCTGCCCGTGCGACTTGCATGTGTTAAGCATGCCGCCAGCGTTCACTCTGAGCCAGGATCAAACTCTCAAGTTCATCAGCATCACCAACAGCAAATGCCGCCAGCAATACCTCAAGAGCTCACCTTAAAACTCAAACCTCTCGCTCGCCTCAACCAGCCACCATCGATCCGCACGCCAAAGCTTGCCAACCAGCACCAAACCGCCAGGCTCACACCCAACAGCCGAACGCCAGCCGCGCATCCCACCCAGAATACCACCAAGACCTAAGCCCCAGCAGAACCCCATCGCGAAATACCAAGCCTCAACCCACCTCAATGGCAGTCAAGTCAAGACATTTCCTAGAATTACTACTTCCAGAAAACCTGATGCAATTTTGAAAGAACCACCGAAGCTCTTACTTCAGTTCGATCAACTTAGCGGAAGACCTTCACTCTGTCAACCAGTATTTTGATCTACTTCAGAAGAACTTAGGCTTTACTTGGTCGCCGCTGATCTCTCAGCAGCGGGAGGCGGTATCTACTCATCTGCCTCCGCCGCGTCAACACTCAGGCCCAAAGAATCTTCAGGCCGGATGAAACCCTTCTCATCCTGCCGGCAACCAGACGCGGAAGACCGCGCCCTGCCCGTCCTCGCTCTCGATCAGAAGCTGTCCACGATGGCGGTTGACGATGTGTTTCACGATCGCCAGCCCCAGACCGGTGCCGCCCGCGTTGCGGGAGCGGCCCTTGTCCAGGCGGTAGAAGCGCTCAGTCAGGCGGGGGATATGCTCGCGCGGGATACCCGGGCCGTCATCGGCCACTTCCAGCACCGCGCCGGGGCGCGCGCCCTCCGCCCGCCGCACGCCCAGCCGCACCACCCCGCCCTGGCGCCCGTGGCGCACGGCATTCTCCAGGAGGTTCCGCAGCACCTGGCCCAGCTGCTCGGAATCGGCGGGGCTGGCGATGGCCTCCTCATCGAGGTCCAGCTCCAGCGTCACCTGCCGGGCGGCCAGGATCGGCGTCATCGCCTCGGCCTCCGAGCGCGCCAGCGCCGCCAGCCGCACCGCCCCCGTGGGCGCCTGGTGCTCCAGCAGCTCGATGCGCGACAGGCCCAGCAGATCGTCGATCAGCCGCCGCATCCGCTCCGACTGCTCGGCCATGATGCCGAGGAAGCGGCGGCGCGCCTCCGGGTCATCCTCCGCCGGGCCGCGCAGCGTCTCGATGAAGCCGATCAGGCTGGCCAGCGGCGTACGCAGCTCATGGCTGGCATTGGCCACGAAATCGGCCCGCATCCGCTCAACCGCCCGCTCCCGCGTACGGTCCACCAGTTGCACGATCAGCCGCCCGCCATCGGCCAGCGGCGGGTCCAGCGGGATCACCTGCGCCGCCAGCTCCCGCGCGAAGGGCACCGGCAGCACCAGATCCGCCGCCTGCACCCTCCCCTCGGCCAGGGCACGGTCCACGGCGCCGGCCAGGGCCGGGTGGCGGAGCAGGGCGCCGGTATCGCCTGACAGCAACCGCGTATCGGCCGCCGGCACGCCGAACAGCTGCCGCGCCGCGCGGTTGGCACGCAGCGGCGTGCGGTCCTCGGCCAGGACGAGCAACGGGTCGGGCAGGCTTTCCAGGATGGCGGTATCGGCACGGCGCAGCCGGCCGACCAGGGCGCTGCGCTCATCCAGGATGCGGGCCAGCCGGCTGGCCGCATCGGCCGCTTCCCGCATCGCCGGCGGCAGGGGCAGCGCGGAGGGCGGCGGCGCCTCCTGCCCATCCAGCGCGCGGCGCAGCAGCCTGTTCAGCCTTGCCAGATAACCCAGCCAGGCCACCGCCACGGCCACCGCCCCCATGGCGGAGAGAGAGGCACCCAGCATCGCCGGCCCCGGCCCCAGCCAGCCAGCCAGCGCGAAGCCCAGGAAAGTCAGCACCGGCACGCCGCCGATCAGCACGGCCGAAGCCGCCGCCCGCCCCCAGAAAGGCGGCGCGTCACCCCAAGGCATTCACAAGCATCCCCTCACCGCCCCTTGTGGCGGCACATCCAGGAAAGCGGATCACGCCGTGTCCGTCGCGTGTCCGTTCCGTGAAAGCCGCGAGCCCGTGGAAGCGGGGGTATCAGAAGGCCGCCAGGCCCGGCAGGTCGGCCGGCTGCACCACCTGCCCCTCCAGCCCCGGCGTCAGCGCGAAGACCGCCAGCGCCCGCTGCACCTCGCCATTCGGGCCCAGCCGCAGCGCGCCATCGGCGCCCAGGATCAGCTCGCCCACCGGCATCTGCGGCGCCCCGTCCGGCTGGCCCCGCACCGCCCGCGCCGCGATGGCCGCCGCGTCATAGGCCACGCCCACCACGCGGGAGGGCACCTCGCCGAAGGCCGCCTGGAAGCGGCTGTCGAACTGCGCGCGGGCCGAGAGGTCGGGGCCCGGATACCAGGCGCCGTTCAGCGCCGGCTCCTGCGTCAGCGCCGTATCGGTGGCCCAGAGCACGGTGCCCGCCAGCTTCATCGGCGGCACGCGCAGCCCCGCCTCCACCAGCCCGGCGGCGAATTCCCGCGCCCGCGCGCCGCTCTCGCCCAGGATCAGCACATCGGCGACCGCCTCGCCGACAGGCGCATCCGGGTCGGCCGCGGCCTCGGAGGGCTGCAGCCTCCGCGCCACGTCGCGCGCCGCCATGCCAGGCGCGGCGGCGGCCGGATAGGTCACGATGACCGGGGGCGGCAGGCCGAGATCGGAGGCGGCCGAGCGCAGCCCCGCCGCCAGTTGCTGCCCGAAGGCGCCGGAGGGCGCGGCCAGGGCGAAGCGCTGCGCTCCCTGGGCATGTGCCCCGGAGACCAGCCGGCGCATCTGCTGGCGTGGCGTGATGCCCAGCGGCCAGACCTGCGCCCCGGCCTGGTTGGAATCATTGGTGAAGGGCAGCATCGGCACCCCCGCCGCGCGTGCCGGCACGGCGGCGGCTGAGGTCTCGCCCGCCGTCAGCGGCCCCACCAGCACCTTGGCACCGGAGGCGATGGCGGCGCGCGCCGCCTCCGCCGCGCCCACCGCCGTGCTGGCGGTATCGCGCGGGACGAATTCGAATCCGGGCGCCCCCTGCTCGAACAGCGCGAGCTGCGTCGCGTTCAGCATGGCCTGGCCCAGGGCGGCGTTGCTGCCGGTCAGCGGCAGCAGCAGCGCCACCTGGCTGCGCTGCGGCTGCGGCGGCATCGTCATGCCCTGCGACGTAAGCGGTGCTGGCCCGCTTCCCACCCAGGCTCCCGGGGCTTGCTGCGCACAGCCCGCCAGCGCCACAAGGGCACCGAGGGCCAGCGTCAGCCGGCGTGTGCGTCCCAGGCTGCCCGAGGGAGTATCACGACATGCCGCAGGACGAACCTCTGCAGGACCAACCGACCACTGGAAGCGCAACGCCAACCTCCCTTCCACCGGACGCCCCCGCTGGGAACAGTCGCGGCCTGAATGACCCGCCCGGCCGCAGCCGGCCCGGACTTATCCTGGTCTCGACGCCGATCGGCAACCTCGGCGATCTCTCGCCCCGCGCCGTCGCCACCCTGCGGGAGGCGGACGCGATCCTGTGCGAGGACACCAGGGTTACCGCGCCCCTGCTGGCAAGGCACGGTATTTCGGCGCCACTGACGCCGCTGCACGACCACAATGAGGACCAGGCCACCCCCCGCCTGCTGGCGCGGATGGCGGAAGGCAAACGCCTTGCTCTGGTTTCGGATGCAGGCACGCCGCTGATGAGCGACCCGGGCTACCGCCTGGTGCGCGCCGCCATCGCCGCGGGGGTGGAGATCTCCGCCATCCCCGGCCCCAATGCGGCGGTGATGGCGCTGACCCTCTCCGGCCTGCCGCCTCATCCCTTCCTGTTCCTGGGCTTCCTGCCCTCCCGCGCCGCCGCCCGCGCGGCAGAGCTCGCCAAGCTGCGCGCGGCCGAACGCGCCGGGCTTTCCGCCACGCTGGTCTTCTATGAGGCTCCGCACCGGCTGGCGGAGACGCTCGCCGCCCTGGCCGAGGCCCTCGGCCCCCGCCCCGCCGCCGTGACACGGGAACTGACCAAGCGCTTCGAGGAAGTGCGGCGCGGCCCGCTGCCGGAACTGGCCGCTTACTATGCCGAGCACGCGCCGCGCGGCGAGATCGCCCTGGTGGTGGGCCCGCCGGAGGAAGACGCCACCGCCGGCGAGGACGAGCTGGACACCCGCCTGCGCGCAGCGCTCGCCACCGGGGAAAGCCTGCGGGACGCGGCAGCCCTGGTGGCGGCGGCGACCGGGCTGCCGCGCAAGCAGGTCTATGCACGGGCGCTGGAACTGCGGGAAGAACAAGGATAACGGGCCGGGCCAGAAGGGGCGCCGCCCCTTCTGGACTTCCCCGCCGGGGTGACCGTGTCACCCCGGACCCCGCCATCAGTTTGGTGGCAGGCCGGTCCCGCCGGAGGTCATCGACCTCCGGCGACTGCGGCCTCAGCCCATGTGGCCCTTGATCTTAAACTCGAAGCGGGGTCCGGGGTGGAGTTTCCACCCCGGCGGGGTCCTGGGGCAGCGCCCCTGGCCTGCCCTCACCGCTTGACGAGACAGCCTTCCGCCAGCATCGCGAAGGCCCGTGCCCGGTGGCTGATACGGTGTTTCTCCGCCGGGTCCATTTCCGCGAAGGTCTGCGTCATCCCTTCCGGCTGGAACATCGGGTCGTAGCCGAAGCCAGCCTCGCCGCGCGGCGGCCAGACCCAGGTGCCGGGGCAGCGGCCCTCGAAGCCTTCCGTATGGCCATCGGGCCAGGCCAGCACCAGGGCGCAGGTAAACCAGGCGCTGCGGTCGGCGCTATGGCGGGCCAGCTTCTCCACCTTGGCCATGGCGGTGGCATAATCGCGGCTGCCATCGGATTGCTCGGCCCAATCGGCGGTATGGACGCCGGGGGCGCCGTCCAGCGCCGCGACAGAGAAGCCGCTGTCATCGGCCAGGGCCACCATGCCGGAGGCGCGGGCGGCGGCCAACGCCTTCAGCCTGGCATTGCCGAGGAAGGTGGTTTCCGTCTCCTCCGGCACCGGCAGGCCCAGGTCGCCGGCGCTGACGATGGTCACGCCGTATTCGGCCAGCAGGGCGGCGTTCTCCCGCACCTTGCCGGCATTGTGGCTGGCCAGGACGACGGTTTCCTCGGTCAGCTTGCGATGCGTGCTCATGCGCCAATGGCTCCCCGTTGCGCAGCGAAGAGTTCCGCCGTGCCTTTCTTCGCCAGGGCCATCAGGCCCAGCAACTGTGTCTCGGAAAAGGGTGCGCCCTCAGCCGTGCCCTGGATCTCGACGATGCCGCCGGTGCCGGTCAGGACGAAATTGGCATCGGCCTGGGCGGCGCTGTCCTCGGCATAGTCCAGGTCCAGCACCGGCTCATCCTCCCACAGCCCGCAGGAGATGGCGGCGACCTGGCCGGTGATGGGGTTGCGGGCCAGCACGCGCTTGCTGATGCAATGCTCGAAGGCCA
This genomic window from Roseomonas marmotae contains:
- a CDS encoding ATP-binding protein; the encoded protein is MPWGDAPPFWGRAAASAVLIGGVPVLTFLGFALAGWLGPGPAMLGASLSAMGAVAVAVAWLGYLARLNRLLRRALDGQEAPPPSALPLPPAMREAADAASRLARILDERSALVGRLRRADTAILESLPDPLLVLAEDRTPLRANRAARQLFGVPAADTRLLSGDTGALLRHPALAGAVDRALAEGRVQAADLVLPVPFARELAAQVIPLDPPLADGGRLIVQLVDRTRERAVERMRADFVANASHELRTPLASLIGFIETLRGPAEDDPEARRRFLGIMAEQSERMRRLIDDLLGLSRIELLEHQAPTGAVRLAALARSEAEAMTPILAARQVTLELDLDEEAIASPADSEQLGQVLRNLLENAVRHGRQGGVVRLGVRRAEGARPGAVLEVADDGPGIPREHIPRLTERFYRLDKGRSRNAGGTGLGLAIVKHIVNRHRGQLLIESEDGQGAVFRVWLPAG
- a CDS encoding penicillin-binding protein activator, which gives rise to MPPQPQRSQVALLLPLTGSNAALGQAMLNATQLALFEQGAPGFEFVPRDTASTAVGAAEAARAAIASGAKVLVGPLTAGETSAAAVPARAAGVPMLPFTNDSNQAGAQVWPLGITPRQQMRRLVSGAHAQGAQRFALAAPSGAFGQQLAAGLRSAASDLGLPPPVIVTYPAAAAPGMAARDVARRLQPSEAAADPDAPVGEAVADVLILGESGARAREFAAGLVEAGLRVPPMKLAGTVLWATDTALTQEPALNGAWYPGPDLSARAQFDSRFQAAFGEVPSRVVGVAYDAAAIAARAVRGQPDGAPQMPVGELILGADGALRLGPNGEVQRALAVFALTPGLEGQVVQPADLPGLAAF
- the rsmI gene encoding 16S rRNA (cytidine(1402)-2'-O)-methyltransferase produces the protein MPQDEPLQDQPTTGSATPTSLPPDAPAGNSRGLNDPPGRSRPGLILVSTPIGNLGDLSPRAVATLREADAILCEDTRVTAPLLARHGISAPLTPLHDHNEDQATPRLLARMAEGKRLALVSDAGTPLMSDPGYRLVRAAIAAGVEISAIPGPNAAVMALTLSGLPPHPFLFLGFLPSRAAARAAELAKLRAAERAGLSATLVFYEAPHRLAETLAALAEALGPRPAAVTRELTKRFEEVRRGPLPELAAYYAEHAPRGEIALVVGPPEEDATAGEDELDTRLRAALATGESLRDAAALVAAATGLPRKQVYARALELREEQG
- the rdgB gene encoding RdgB/HAM1 family non-canonical purine NTP pyrophosphatase, with the protein product MSTHRKLTEETVVLASHNAGKVRENAALLAEYGVTIVSAGDLGLPVPEETETTFLGNARLKALAAARASGMVALADDSGFSVAALDGAPGVHTADWAEQSDGSRDYATAMAKVEKLARHSADRSAWFTCALVLAWPDGHTEGFEGRCPGTWVWPPRGEAGFGYDPMFQPEGMTQTFAEMDPAEKHRISHRARAFAMLAEGCLVKR